One part of the Borrelia coriaceae genome encodes these proteins:
- a CDS encoding complement regulator-acquiring protein, which yields MRSNILNNIFITFALTVVMFTSCDLKKMGKPNTLRKPQIAQGDDAKSLTLSTQLPNINITLIKKLKNEQPMEIKHNKQTAKDEAIKAIEVKDENKTQEEAKNKKQEIKDENITPEETQDEQTALEKEDMLPTQNESSTQTQQAQEQRQSQESSKEENTVESEENREKKELIEQIIQKTQEGINSIKDYKNNTENVNQYGMQSGVFKYLTNTQNNKNLQSPENKEIREIFYSSLEWKEDKLKTIGEILNKLAIHGNNLNLTKTIVLTGINYPYSDFKWIINLIQDKKDNLKNLKLQELKDIKQNLYEVYELRNKWITTITNIIHAYDHNTNNIKNSNQELIKYTKSKYDTELKNEIPKLESLAKNIADTLKVNY from the coding sequence ATGAGATCCAACATTTTAAATAATATTTTCATTACATTTGCTTTAACAGTAGTTATGTTCACAAGCTGTGACTTAAAGAAGATGGGAAAGCCAAACACTCTTAGAAAACCACAAATAGCTCAAGGCGATGATGCAAAAAGCCTAACTCTAAGTACACAATTGCCTAATATCAATATTACATTGATAAAAAAATTAAAAAATGAACAACCAATGGAAATAAAACATAATAAACAAACAGCAAAAGATGAAGCAATAAAAGCAATAGAAGTAAAAGATGAAAATAAAACACAAGAAGAAGCAAAAAATAAAAAACAAGAAATAAAAGATGAAAATATAACACCAGAAGAAACACAAGATGAACAAACAGCACTTGAAAAAGAAGACATGCTACCTACACAAAATGAAAGCTCAACTCAAACACAACAAGCTCAAGAACAAAGACAATCACAAGAAAGTTCAAAAGAAGAAAATACAGTAGAATCAGAAGAAAACAGAGAAAAAAAAGAACTAATAGAGCAGATAATACAAAAAACCCAAGAAGGGATAAATTCAATAAAAGACTATAAAAATAATACTGAAAACGTTAACCAATATGGAATGCAATCCGGAGTATTTAAATACTTAACCAATACTCAAAATAATAAAAACTTACAATCTCCTGAAAATAAAGAGATAAGAGAAATATTTTATTCATCATTAGAATGGAAAGAAGACAAACTTAAAACAATTGGTGAAATCCTTAATAAACTAGCAATACACGGCAACAATCTCAATTTGACAAAAACAATCGTATTAACAGGAATAAATTACCCTTACTCAGACTTTAAGTGGATAATTAATCTAATACAAGACAAAAAAGATAATCTTAAGAATTTAAAACTTCAAGAATTAAAAGATATCAAACAAAATCTTTATGAAGTTTATGAATTAAGAAACAAATGGATAACTACTATTACTAACATTATTCATGCGTATGATCATAATACTAATAACATAAAAAACAGCAATCAAGAATTGATCAAGTATACAAAATCTAAGTATGATACAGAATTGAAAAATGAAATTCCTAAACTTGAAAGCTTAGCTAAAAACATTGCAGATACTTTAAAAGTAAACTATTAG